In the genome of Cryptococcus neoformans var. neoformans B-3501A chromosome 5, whole genome shotgun sequence, the window AGTGCTAAAGGAAATGTTGAAGGAGCTACCAATTTGAACAGCAATGCTGAGCTGGGATGGCCTGGAATCATCAATAATGAGAAGCTGGCCGCGATTCTGATACCCCTTTCTTCCGTCGGGAAGAAAGTGGGTTTGGGTGGAGGTAAGAAAGCGGAAGCCAGCTGGGTAACTGTCCAGGTTTGTCACTTGCTTCTTTACTAGTGATAAGATGCTAAACTTTCTTTAGGTCACCTCCAGCACTCAATCGATGGAGCCCATTGGAACTAGCAGGTTCGACCCTACTCCCAAGTCGGGTTTTATCAAATTTGAATTTGACAAAGGCTGGCTCGGAGCCAAGGGGTGGGTCTCAGTTCTCAACCGAAGCCGTTCTGGTATATCCACAGCTGACGACTCTCTCTTTTAGAGAGGCAGAGGTCCTTCACCATTACATCACTACCGCCGTCGCAGCTGCTCCTGCACCAATTGAGCGTACCGCGCCCaacccatcttccttccagctGGGTGGTCAACAGGCAGCCTCGGGGGCTACCCAGCAAGCGCAGCCATCTGACCCTCTGTTCTCTGGGTCACCTTTCGCCAACACTGGCGCCGCTGGGGAGACTGCAGAGAGGCCCTTGATTGATGAAGCGATTGCGCCTGATGTAAGCGCCACAAGCAGTCGAAAGGTTGCCGGGGTTTATTGAGAGCGCACCTCAATGTGATTGTTTCTCGACTTTCTGATGATGGGGGTAACGTCCTGTAATAATTAATGTCGTGTGAAAGTGTAATAGCAGTAGTCGAGAAGCTTTATGACGCGTTAATAGTACTGCACAAATTGACTAACATACTCAATAAATACTTATGCAACTTCTTTTACCCTATTATTATCTATCACTTTTACTCTCCCTTGATCAGGCTCTCGAGGCTGATCTCTTTGCCGTCACTCTTCAGCATCGCCTCGACGACGCTGAGATCCCAGAGAGCACCTCTAGGCTCACCAAAGTTCTCCTCcttgttttctcttccttccttgacaGCCTGCACAGCGTTCACAAACATTTCGATCTCGACTTCCACACCCACTTGCCTGGTGGTgatcgtcttcttttccaagcCGCTTCCTTCGGCAGGAATAAGAGTAGTGATAAACTGCCTATCGAAAGTTTGCTCAACCGTGAGAACGCCATTGAGCAATGTGACAACAAAACCGTTGGATGTTCGACCCTCGGGAGGCATGTCGGGCTTGGCAAAGCTAAATGTGATTTGACCCCTAGGAGTAGACTGGCCAGGCTGCGAAGTTAGATCCTTTTCGGTGTGAACAGCGCTGTCCAACTTTGACTTAGGGCCGTTGGGAGGGATGGTAGCGGAGGGAATGGGGAGAGCGATGGCTTGGACAGTGTCGTGCGGTAGAAGATGAGTTCGGTGAAGGGAGGCAAAACCAATGAaagaagctggaagagCAGCGGGAGGGAGTACAGTACGGAGAAGAGCCGCCCAATGGACACCACCATCCAGAAGGAAACCTGCCAAAATCTTAGGGTTTGAACATTTGGATCGTCAGTACTGAATGTGACTTACCGCCCTGATAGTCAGGAATAGTACGCCATCCAGTGGCATGGTACTTGGACCCATCCTCGACGTATGAGGTAAACTTCAAGTCCCAGAAAAGGACAGGACCAAGTTCAGGTGTCTTTGCGAGGATGTCTCCAGCAAATCGGAGAGCGGGCTCATGGGCGTAGTCTATATTTCTGTCAGTCGGTAAACTTATGGATGATAAATGTAAACTTACTTTCGGCAACCCTCCAGATTAAGCCCTTGGGCTTGTAATCCCTCTCATACTCCTCTATCAATTCCATAGCCTCCTTGACATCCCTTGCCAAAGGCTTTTCGCTCAACACATGCTTCCCAGCTTTCCATGCCTTCCTGACAAGGTCAGGCTGTTTGGTGATGGGCAACACGAAGAGAACCGCATCAATCTCCTTGTTTGCCAAGACAGCCTCGAGGCCATCGTCACCATACAAGAgctgaggagaaggtgcGCCTACAGAGGTGTACTTGTCATGCAAGGTCTGAGCAGAAGACTCTGAGCGAGACCAGATGGTGTGGAGGACGAGAGTTCTGAATCGAgcaagggagaggagagccGGGACGTAAGAGGCCTGGGCGAAAACGCCTGAGCCAAGGAGAGCGACGTTGATGGACATTGTGATACTTGAAGCAGTCAGTAAAAAAGGCTATTTTACTGTGCAAGAGATGTTGTGGATATGGcggaaaaaagaaattcAATAATAGTAACGTGATGGTTAATCTCTGATCGTAACTGCCGGAAAGGCCGCGGACTCATAAATAAAGCTCGTTCGGTAACGAGTCGTCTGAATTCCGGATAACAGCGGCAACCGCttgacatcatcattttaTTGCTCTTGTACAAGACACGTCAGtgaaagatggaaggaaCTCTTCACAGTCCATGAATGCATGGCAAGTATTGCGGATGTCTGGATAATAGGGCTTGAGGTATCTCTGGGATAATGCATAACAGCAAAGTGGATCGAAGACGAGACCAACGGTTGGATAAGGTATACAACTCCGCAGCCGCAAACCCCCAATTTGGTCAGTATTTCCTAGAGAGGTCTGATGTATGATACAACATTGCATTACCTCTGTATTTGGAAAGCAATTTTGGGACGCTGTACTACGGAAGCACATATTAACGCGACTAATATAAGAAAGCGTTGACAAAATCAATCATCAATGGGCGCGTTGTGTGAGCCAGGCAAGGACAATATCAAGGTTCTTCGTAACCAGGTCAGCGCCGGGATATAGGGGCAGGATAGAAAGTGAAGGATAGCTTACATGCTTTGTTTTATTACTAGTTGAGTAGCACTATCCCACACATTCAGCGACTACTCCAGACGAACATGCTGGTCGAACTCACAGATACAGCTCTGCCCCCTATCTCTCCTAATCGCATTTCCTTAATCAAGTCATCAACTCCCATAGCTCCATGAAGATCGTTCTTGTTCGCCAGGACTAATAAAGGTACTGAAGCAAGTGCCGGAATGTTTAATAGGGCGTGAAGCTCAGATGTCGCTGTTGGTATGGAGTGGTGCTAATTGAAGTCAGTAAATGTGTCCATTGGAGAGTATCGGACCCATACATCAGCAGCATCTACCACGTAACTATCAGTATGGGTCAGCTTTGAAGTCCTCGGAGACTTGAGTTCATTTCACTCACATGATAGCATCGGCTCCTCTGCAATATCGATCCCACATCCCTCTAAACTTTGGTTGTCCCTATTTACCATATCAATTAAGGTGCACTCTACTTGAAGGAGCTTTTCCGGCCATATAGGTAGTAGA includes:
- a CDS encoding hypothetical protein (HMMPfam hit to Arf, ADP-ribosylation factor family, score: 122.3, E(): 1.1e-33; HMMPfam hit to Ras, Ras family, score: -19.8, E(): 7e-08) translates to MASIFNGIFNWFLSLFFAKHLEVTIVGLQASGKTSLVNVLGSDQWSEDVVPTVAFNLRQVRKGNVTMKIWDVAGQPKFRGMWDRYCRGADAIIYVVDAADHHSIPTATSELHALLNIPALASVPLLVLANKNDLHGAMGVDDLIKEMRLGEIGGRAVSCYSTSNKTKHNLDIVLAWLTQRAH
- a CDS encoding hypothetical protein (HMMPfam hit to GFO_IDH_MocA, Oxidoreductase family, NAD-binding Rossmann fold, score: 38.0, E(): 2.6e-08), translated to MSINVALLGSGVFAQASYVPALLSLARFRTLVLHTIWSRSESSAQTLHDKYTSVGAPSPQLLYGDDGLEAVLANKEIDAVLFVLPITKQPDLVRKAWKAGKHVLSEKPLARDVKEAMELIEEYERDYKPKGLIWRVAENYAHEPALRFAGDILAKTPELGPVLFWDLKFTSYVEDGSKYHATGWRTIPDYQGGFLLDGGVHWAALLRTVLPPAALPASFIGFASLHRTHLLPHDTVQAIALPIPSATIPPNGPKSKLDSAVHTEKDLTSQPGQSTPRGQITFSFAKPDMPPEGRTSNGFVVTLLNGVLTVEQTFDRQFITTLIPAEGSGLEKKTITTRQVGVEVEIEMFVNAVQAVKEGRENKEENFGEPRGALWDLSVVEAMLKSDGKEISLESLIKGE